The window GTGGTGAAGATCGCCGACGACAGGCCGGCAGCGACCGCATTATGTTCGTCGATCACCGCATCGAGGTCGTCATAACGCATGACATAAAGGATCGGCGCGAAGGTCTCTTCGAGCACCGGCCCGACCTGCCCCGGCATCTCGACCAGCGCGGGCCGCACATAGAAGCTCGCGCCTTCGCCGACGCGCTCCCCGCCCTGCACGACGCCGCCCGACGCCTTGGCCGCCGCCAGCGCCTCCTGCATCATTTCGAACGCGGCGCGGTCGATCAGCGGCCCGACGAGGACCTCGCCCGCCAGCGGATTGCCGACCCCGACGCTCGCATAGGCCGCCTTCAGCTTGGCGACGAAGCCGTCGTAGATGCTGTCGTGCAGGAACAATCGCCGCGTCGTCGTACAGCGCTGCCCCGCGGTCCCCATCGCGCCGAACGCCACCCCGCGCAGCGCGAGGTCGAGATCGGCCGAGGGCGCGACGATCACGCCATTGTTGCCGCCAAGCTCGAGGATAGCGCGCGCGAAGCGCTCGGCCAGCCGCGGCGCGACCGCGCGGCCCATGCGCGTCGACCCCGTCGCCGACAGCAAGGCCACGCGCTTGTCGTCGACCAATGCCTCGCCCGCCTCGCGCCCGCCGATCAGCAGTTGCGACAGGCCCTCCGGCGCATCGCCGAACCGAGCAACCGCGCGCGCGAAAATCGCCTGCGTGGCGAGCGCGGTCAGCGGCGTCTTTTCCGACGGCTTCCACACCACGCTGTTGCCGCACACCAGCGCCAGCGTGGCATTCCACGCCCACACCGCGACGGGGAAGTTGAACGCCGAAATCACCCCGACGACGCCCAGCGGGTGCCACACCTCCATCATCCGGTGCCCCGGCCGCTCGGTCGCGATGGTCAGGCCGTAAAGCTGGCGCGAAAGCCCGACCGCGAAGTCGCAGATGTCGATCATCTCCTGCACTTCGCCCGCGCCCTCGGACGGAATCTTGCCCGCCTCGATCGTCACCAGCTTCGCCAGATCGTCCTTGGCCGCGCGCAATTCCTCGCCCCACAGCCGTACCAGTTCGCCGCGCCGCGGTGCCGGAACGTTGCGCCATGCGCGAAAGGCGCCAACCGCCTTGTCCAGCGTCTCGTCGATCGCCGCCGCATCGGCGACGCGCAGCATCGCGACCGGCTCGCCGGTCAGCGGCGTCACCGACGGCATCGATCCGTCGGTCCACAACGCCCGGTCTACGCCCAGCCCGTCGAGCAGCCGCCCGACCTCTTCGCCGATCCCGGTCATCGATAGTCCTTTCCATTGCGGTCTCGTGCCGCCTCTAATCCCCTCCACCCGTTCGTGTCGAGCGAAGTCGAGACACCCCGAAGTCGTATGCGACCGACGGGCACCTCGACTTCGCTCGATGCGAACGGATAAGGAGGGACTGACAAGATTCGCGGCCTAAGCGACGGGCCTGAAAAGCGGGAGAAGCAACATGTCCGACCTACCCCCCTCCGAACCTTTGGTCCCGGTCCCCGCCGACGCCGCCGCGAACACCCATTGCACCGCCGCCGACTACGACCGGCTCTATGCCGAGAGCATCGCCGACCCCGATGCCTTCTGGGCCGAACAGGCGAAGCGGATCGACTGGATCAGCCCGCCGACGAAGATCGCCAACTGGTCCTACGATCCGGTGTCGATCCAATGGTATGAGGACGGCGTCCTCAACCTTTGTCACAACGCCGTCGATCGCCATGTCGCCGCCGGCCATGGCGACCGCACCGCGATCATCTTCGAGCCCGACGCCCCCGACGGCGAGACGCGCACGATCAGCTATGCCGCACTGCTCGCCGACGTCATCCGCTTCGCCAATACGCTCAAGAATATGGGCGTCCAAAAGGGCGACCGCGTCACCATCTATATGCCTATGATCCCCGAGGGCGCGGTGGCGATGCTCGCCTGCGCGCGCATCGGCGCGGTGCATAGCGTCGTCTTCGGCGGCTTCTCGCCCGAGGCGATCCACGGCCGCATCGAGGATTGCGCCAGCGACTGGGTGATCTGCGCCGACGAGGGGCTGCGCGGCGGCAAGACCGTTCCGCTCAAGGCCAATGTCGACAAGGCGCTCGAACGCGTCGACGTCAAGGCGGTGCTCGTCATCGCCCACACCGGCGGCGACGTCGCGATGACCGAAGGCCGCGACCATTGGTACGATGCGCTCTCAGCCGACGTCGGCGACACTTGCCCCTGCGAGCCGATGAACGCCGAGGATCCGCTGTTCATCCTCTACACCTCGGGATCGACCGGCAAGCCGAAGGGGGTGCTGCACACCGTCGGCGGCTACTCGGTCTGGACCGCGAGCACCTTCTGGTACGGCTTCGACTATCGCCCCGGCGAGATTTTCTGGTGCAGCGCCGACATCGGCTGGGTCACCGGGCATAGCTATGTCGTCTATGGCCCGCTGCAAAATGGCGCGACGACCCTGATGTTCGAGGGCGTCCCCAACTACCCCGACCACGACCGTTTCTGGCAGGTCGTCGACAAGCACCAGGTCAACATCCTCTACACCGCGCCGACCGCGATCCGCGCGCTGATGCGCGAGGGCGACGATTATGTCACCCGCCACGACCTGTCGTCGATCCGCCTGCTCGGCAGCGTCGGCGAACCGATCAACCCCGAGGCCTGGCGCTGGTACAGCGACATCGTCGGCAAGGGCCGCGTGCCCGTGATCGACACCTGGTGGCAGACCGAGACCGGCGGCATCATGATCACCACCCTGCCCGGCGCGCATCCCGCGCAGCCCGGCAGCGCCGGCAAGCCCTTCTTCGGCATCCGCCCGCAGCTCGTCGATGCCGAGGGCGGTGTGCTCGTCGACGAACAGAGCGGCGGCGCGGCCGAAGGCAATCTGTGCATCACCCACAGCTGGCCCGGACAGGCCCGCACGATCTACGGCGATCACGCGCGCTTCGCCGAGACCTATTTCTCGACCTACAAGGGGAAGTATTTCACTGGCGACGGCTGCCGCCGCGACTCCGACGGCTATTGGCGGATCACCGGCCGCGTCGACGACGTCATCAACGTGTCGGGCCACCGCATGGGCACCGCCGAGGTCGAAAGCGCGCTCGTCCTGCACGCGGACGTCGCCGAGGCCGCGGTCGTCGGCTTCCCGCACGACATCAAGGGCCAAGGCATTTACGCCTATGT is drawn from Sphingopyxis sp. OPL5 and contains these coding sequences:
- a CDS encoding aldehyde dehydrogenase family protein, translated to MTGIGEEVGRLLDGLGVDRALWTDGSMPSVTPLTGEPVAMLRVADAAAIDETLDKAVGAFRAWRNVPAPRRGELVRLWGEELRAAKDDLAKLVTIEAGKIPSEGAGEVQEMIDICDFAVGLSRQLYGLTIATERPGHRMMEVWHPLGVVGVISAFNFPVAVWAWNATLALVCGNSVVWKPSEKTPLTALATQAIFARAVARFGDAPEGLSQLLIGGREAGEALVDDKRVALLSATGSTRMGRAVAPRLAERFARAILELGGNNGVIVAPSADLDLALRGVAFGAMGTAGQRCTTTRRLFLHDSIYDGFVAKLKAAYASVGVGNPLAGEVLVGPLIDRAAFEMMQEALAAAKASGGVVQGGERVGEGASFYVRPALVEMPGQVGPVLEETFAPILYVMRYDDLDAVIDEHNAVAAGLSSAIFTTDMREAERFLVASDCGIANVNLGTSGAEIGGAFGGEKETGGGRESGADSWRQYMRRATNTVNYSDALPLAQGVSFDI
- the acs gene encoding acetate--CoA ligase — encoded protein: MSDLPPSEPLVPVPADAAANTHCTAADYDRLYAESIADPDAFWAEQAKRIDWISPPTKIANWSYDPVSIQWYEDGVLNLCHNAVDRHVAAGHGDRTAIIFEPDAPDGETRTISYAALLADVIRFANTLKNMGVQKGDRVTIYMPMIPEGAVAMLACARIGAVHSVVFGGFSPEAIHGRIEDCASDWVICADEGLRGGKTVPLKANVDKALERVDVKAVLVIAHTGGDVAMTEGRDHWYDALSADVGDTCPCEPMNAEDPLFILYTSGSTGKPKGVLHTVGGYSVWTASTFWYGFDYRPGEIFWCSADIGWVTGHSYVVYGPLQNGATTLMFEGVPNYPDHDRFWQVVDKHQVNILYTAPTAIRALMREGDDYVTRHDLSSIRLLGSVGEPINPEAWRWYSDIVGKGRVPVIDTWWQTETGGIMITTLPGAHPAQPGSAGKPFFGIRPQLVDAEGGVLVDEQSGGAAEGNLCITHSWPGQARTIYGDHARFAETYFSTYKGKYFTGDGCRRDSDGYWRITGRVDDVINVSGHRMGTAEVESALVLHADVAEAAVVGFPHDIKGQGIYAYVTLNAGVEATEEVAAALKQQVRKEIGPIATPDHIHLTPGLPKTRSGKIMRRILRKIAENDFGSLGDTSTLADPSLVDGLIEGRKNR